A window of the Roseburia sp. 831b genome harbors these coding sequences:
- a CDS encoding glycoside hydrolase family 2 TIM barrel-domain containing protein: MQKFDTSKIKDPTFFSDNRLKAHSDHIAYASWEEAERAKEDKAFAGGAAGSSFRISLDGVWKFHYAKNLDQVIPGFESTEYICKSWDDIRVPAHIQMEGYDVPQYANVQYPWDGREEIWTDEIPTEFNPTACYVKYFTLPENFSNQKVFVSFQGVESGIALFLNGHYVGYSEDTFTPSEFELTPYLVEGENKLAAMVFKWTSSSWCEDQDFFRFSGIFRSVYLYTVPKVHLYDVKVEPEVTESLDAANLKVGLISTAKGKAKFTLLDGENQVMEEERELDLENSFSFAIASPKLWSAEIPYLYELKIEVSDEAGILQEVTSMHVGFRRFEMKDGIMLINGKRIVFKGVNRHEFSSVTGRAVSRKELILDIETMKRNNINAIRTCHYPDDSAIYQLCDEYGLYLIAENNLESHGSWDPVLRGEADNTTVVPGDNMEWLGMMLDRVNSCYQRDKNHPSILIWSCGNESFGGKVLLEMSKEFHKLDANRLVHYEGVFNDRRYDETSDMESQMYPSVERIKKYLAENKEKPFICCEYTHAMGNSCGAMHKYTDLTDTEPRYQGGFIWDYIDQSIYKKDRYGKEFQAYGGDFGERPTDYNFSGNGICYGGERKESPKMQEVKYNYQNISVEITEDTITVVNKNLFLNTDTYRCIAILEREGHEIQRKELAVSVNPLETKTFEMPFEVKKDAEYSVTVSFVTKEDTRWAKAGHEVAFGQKVFEKLPVLEGEKKPFTVIHGKLNIGVKGENFDVLFSKLNGGLVSYRYAGKEMIEKIPMPNFWRAPIDNDMGSSAPARYAQWKIASLYATHKSVDSFKEVPIGVKEEEDKVTVTFTYYLPTTPSSECEVAYTVYGDGTIATTLRYDPVKELGDMPEFGMMLKLNADYNQVEWYGLGESETYADRKHGAKLGIYANRVEDNMAKYLVPQECGNKEEVRWAKVTDRKGRGLLFTGDAMCFSALPYTPHEMENAMHDYELPQVHYTVIRVAKAQMGVGGDDSWGALVHPEYHIDVTKKLEFTFTFKGI; encoded by the coding sequence ATGCAAAAATTTGATACATCTAAAATTAAGGATCCAACTTTTTTCTCTGACAACAGATTAAAGGCACATTCCGATCACATTGCTTATGCCTCTTGGGAGGAAGCAGAGCGTGCAAAAGAAGACAAAGCTTTTGCAGGAGGTGCTGCAGGAAGCAGCTTTCGCATTTCGCTGGATGGAGTATGGAAATTCCATTATGCAAAAAATTTAGACCAGGTCATTCCTGGTTTTGAGTCCACAGAATACATTTGTAAGAGCTGGGATGACATCCGTGTTCCGGCACATATCCAGATGGAAGGATACGATGTCCCGCAGTATGCGAATGTGCAGTATCCATGGGATGGAAGAGAGGAAATCTGGACGGATGAGATTCCAACCGAATTTAATCCAACCGCTTGTTATGTGAAATATTTCACATTGCCGGAAAACTTTTCTAATCAGAAAGTATTTGTATCGTTCCAGGGTGTGGAGAGCGGAATTGCACTTTTCTTAAATGGTCATTATGTTGGATACAGTGAAGATACGTTTACACCGTCGGAGTTTGAACTGACACCATACCTTGTAGAAGGCGAAAATAAACTTGCTGCAATGGTCTTTAAATGGACGTCTAGCAGCTGGTGCGAAGATCAGGATTTCTTCCGTTTCTCCGGAATTTTTAGAAGCGTTTACCTCTACACGGTTCCAAAGGTGCACTTGTATGATGTCAAGGTAGAGCCGGAAGTAACAGAGTCGTTAGATGCCGCTAATTTGAAAGTCGGGTTAATCAGTACCGCAAAAGGAAAGGCAAAGTTTACATTACTGGATGGAGAAAACCAGGTCATGGAGGAGGAAAGGGAACTTGACCTTGAGAATAGCTTTTCTTTTGCAATTGCAAGTCCAAAGCTTTGGAGTGCTGAGATTCCTTATTTATATGAGTTAAAAATTGAAGTGTCCGACGAGGCAGGGATTTTGCAGGAAGTGACATCCATGCATGTTGGATTCCGCCGCTTTGAAATGAAAGACGGCATTATGTTAATCAATGGAAAACGTATTGTCTTTAAGGGTGTCAACCGCCATGAATTCAGCTCTGTGACAGGACGTGCTGTTTCAAGAAAAGAACTGATTTTGGATATTGAGACTATGAAACGTAATAACATCAATGCCATTCGTACCTGTCATTATCCAGATGATTCTGCAATCTATCAGTTGTGTGATGAGTATGGATTGTATCTGATTGCGGAAAATAACCTGGAATCCCACGGTTCCTGGGACCCGGTACTTCGTGGAGAAGCGGATAATACGACCGTAGTTCCGGGAGATAACATGGAATGGCTTGGAATGATGCTTGACCGCGTCAACTCCTGCTACCAGAGAGATAAAAACCATCCATCCATTTTAATCTGGTCCTGCGGAAATGAATCATTTGGTGGAAAAGTTCTTTTGGAAATGTCAAAAGAGTTCCATAAATTAGATGCAAACCGTCTGGTTCACTACGAAGGTGTATTCAACGACCGTCGTTATGATGAAACCAGTGACATGGAAAGCCAGATGTATCCGTCTGTGGAGCGCATCAAAAAGTATCTGGCAGAGAACAAAGAAAAACCGTTTATCTGCTGTGAATATACACACGCAATGGGAAATTCCTGTGGTGCCATGCACAAATACACAGATTTGACAGATACAGAGCCACGTTATCAGGGTGGATTTATCTGGGATTACATTGATCAGTCTATTTACAAAAAAGACCGTTATGGAAAAGAATTTCAGGCATACGGTGGTGATTTCGGCGAGCGCCCAACGGATTATAATTTCAGCGGAAACGGAATCTGTTATGGTGGTGAGCGGAAAGAATCACCAAAAATGCAGGAAGTAAAATACAACTACCAGAACATTTCCGTAGAGATTACGGAGGATACAATTACAGTTGTAAATAAGAATCTTTTCTTAAATACCGACACCTATCGCTGCATCGCAATCTTGGAGCGTGAAGGTCATGAGATTCAAAGAAAAGAATTGGCGGTTTCTGTAAATCCGCTTGAGACAAAGACATTTGAGATGCCATTTGAGGTTAAAAAGGACGCAGAGTACAGTGTGACCGTTTCTTTTGTGACAAAAGAGGATACACGCTGGGCAAAAGCTGGTCATGAAGTGGCATTTGGTCAGAAAGTATTTGAGAAACTTCCGGTATTGGAGGGCGAGAAGAAACCGTTTACCGTCATCCATGGAAAATTAAATATTGGTGTAAAAGGCGAGAATTTTGATGTCCTTTTCTCAAAGTTAAATGGTGGATTAGTATCTTACCGTTATGCAGGAAAAGAAATGATAGAAAAGATTCCAATGCCAAACTTCTGGAGAGCACCAATTGATAACGATATGGGAAGCAGCGCACCGGCACGTTATGCACAGTGGAAGATTGCAAGTTTGTATGCAACACACAAGAGTGTAGATTCTTTTAAAGAAGTTCCAATTGGTGTGAAAGAGGAAGAAGACAAGGTGACAGTAACGTTTACGTATTATCTGCCAACCACACCTTCTAGTGAATGTGAAGTTGCCTACACAGTATATGGTGATGGAACGATTGCGACAACACTTCGTTATGATCCGGTCAAGGAGTTAGGAGACATGCCAGAGTTTGGTATGATGCTAAAATTAAATGCAGATTATAACCAGGTAGAATGGTATGGACTTGGTGAATCAGAGACTTATGCAGACCGCAAGCACGGCGCAAAATTAGGAATCTATGCAAACCGTGTGGAAGATAATATGGCAAAATATCTCGTGCCGCAGGAATGTGGAAATAAAGAGGAGGTCCGCTGGGCAAAAGTGACGGACCGAAAGGGAAGAGGATTACTTTTTACCGGAGATGCAATGTGCTTTTCCGCACTTCCGTACACACCGCATGAGATGGAAAATGCAATGCATGACTATGAGCTGCCTCAGGTTCACTACACCGTAATCCGTGTTGCAAAAGCGCAGATGGGTGTTGGCGGTGACGATAGCTGGGGAGCTTTGGTTCACCCGGAATATCACATTGACGTAACGAAAAAATTAGAGTTTACCTTTACGTTTAAGGGAATTTAA
- a CDS encoding carbohydrate ABC transporter permease — MTKKKRGGSSIQKRLIPSYIFLIIVSFISVFPLYWMITAATNDTVDVARGKIVFGTQAVQNFQKLIQQQDLAKGLGNSFLYSTVQTLVALLICSLAGYGFELYHDKQKDRVFSILLLAMMVPQVATMIPLFKMMSSMKLLNTVWAFILPTISTPFLIMMFRQNSRNFPVDVIEAARIDGLSEFKIFFQMYLPIQKSTYAAAGVITFMNSWNAYLWPKVVMNDNRAQTMPMLIANLAAGYTVDYGVLMMGVLFCSIPTMIIFFVLQKQFAEGITGAVK, encoded by the coding sequence GTGACTAAGAAAAAACGTGGTGGATCTTCAATCCAGAAAAGATTAATTCCTTCTTATATTTTCCTTATCATTGTGTCCTTTATTTCCGTATTCCCATTGTACTGGATGATTACAGCAGCTACAAACGATACGGTAGATGTGGCAAGAGGAAAGATTGTGTTTGGAACACAGGCAGTGCAGAACTTCCAGAAGCTGATTCAGCAGCAGGACCTTGCAAAAGGGCTGGGTAACTCGTTTTTATATTCTACCGTTCAGACATTGGTAGCATTATTAATCTGTTCTCTCGCAGGATATGGATTTGAGTTGTATCATGACAAACAAAAAGACCGTGTATTTTCCATCTTATTGCTTGCAATGATGGTACCACAGGTTGCGACAATGATTCCATTGTTCAAGATGATGTCATCCATGAAATTGTTAAATACTGTATGGGCATTCATTTTACCAACGATTTCAACACCGTTCTTAATCATGATGTTCAGACAGAATTCGAGAAACTTCCCAGTTGATGTCATTGAGGCAGCCAGAATCGATGGACTGAGTGAGTTTAAGATTTTCTTTCAAATGTATCTGCCAATTCAGAAATCAACATATGCAGCAGCCGGCGTTATCACATTCATGAACTCCTGGAATGCATACTTATGGCCAAAGGTAGTTATGAACGATAACAGAGCGCAGACAATGCCAATGTTGATTGCCAACCTTGCAGCAGGATACACAGTTGATTATGGTGTACTTATGATGGGCGTTTTATTCTGTTCCATCCCAACGATGATTATCTTCTTCGTATTACAGAAACAGTTCGCAGAAGGTATCACCGGTGCAGTAAAATAA
- a CDS encoding carbohydrate ABC transporter permease — protein sequence MKKKRTVTAKQHAAGWAFLTPATLLIVIMSFYPIIQAFITSLKTGSSANMTWTNPLTYNYTRMFQDNLFMTSVKNTFLYLIIEVPIMLVLAILLAQILNNKDLKFKGFFRTCVFLPCATSLVSYSLIFKSLFATNGLMNTILVKLGILETNFNFLGTASTAKAIIIIALIWRWTGYNMVFFLAGLQNIEYSVYEAAKIDGASGWKTFWKITVPLLRPTIVMTVIMSINGTLQLFDESVNLTKGGPANATITMSHYIYNNSFGNGVANFGYSSAMSFFVFILVAILAMINMKVGDKRD from the coding sequence ATGAAGAAGAAGAGAACAGTAACAGCAAAGCAACATGCGGCCGGATGGGCCTTTTTGACACCAGCCACATTATTAATCGTAATCATGAGTTTTTACCCGATTATTCAGGCTTTTATTACATCACTCAAAACAGGTTCAAGCGCAAATATGACTTGGACAAATCCACTCACATACAATTATACACGAATGTTCCAGGATAACTTATTTATGACATCTGTCAAGAATACGTTCCTGTATCTCATTATAGAGGTGCCAATCATGCTTGTATTAGCAATTCTTCTGGCACAGATTTTAAATAACAAGGATTTGAAATTCAAAGGATTTTTCCGTACCTGTGTATTCTTACCATGTGCGACATCCTTAGTATCCTATTCTTTGATTTTTAAATCGTTGTTTGCTACAAACGGATTGATGAATACCATCCTTGTAAAACTTGGTATCCTTGAAACAAACTTTAACTTTTTAGGAACTGCATCCACAGCAAAAGCAATTATCATTATTGCCTTGATTTGGAGATGGACCGGATACAACATGGTATTCTTCCTTGCAGGACTTCAGAATATTGAATATTCCGTTTACGAAGCAGCCAAGATAGATGGTGCAAGCGGATGGAAAACATTCTGGAAAATTACAGTACCATTATTAAGACCGACAATCGTTATGACCGTTATCATGTCAATCAACGGTACCTTACAGTTGTTCGACGAATCTGTAAACTTAACAAAAGGTGGACCGGCGAATGCAACCATTACAATGTCCCATTACATTTACAATAACTCCTTTGGTAATGGTGTTGCAAACTTTGGATATTCATCCGCAATGTCCTTCTTTGTATTCATTTTAGTTGCAATTCTTGCAATGATTAATATGAAAGTAGGTGACAAACGTGACTAA
- a CDS encoding ABC transporter substrate-binding protein yields MKRKVISLMLISAMAVSMVAGCGSSSDSSSSAGNSASGDSTQTAEVTGSGDGEHTLTVSAWDKNFNIPALEAAAADYKKNVDPDFELKINEVSQSSDIEDALTLAGSAGDYSNLTDIILFQDHYFKQYVTNYPDAFVSVDDADVDWSDFGEEKLSYSTIDGTHYGLPVDNGTVIFAYRTDILEECGYTLDDVTGITWDRFIEIGKDVFDKTGKYLLSMDGDGNDLPYMMLQAEGVSQFKDGKANIVDNETMVQIIDVIERMIENNVLYLANDWSDYTDQTIVGDMVAGVMNGNWIIPTIEQVSENSGKWEITSMPTLGGEEGYASNGGSSLYITSNCKNQDLAKKFLAYTFGGSTETYDAALKNGGVITTCISAGQSDVYNEGVEYFNNQAIYAKIVEMGSHVKVVEQSDYHYTCREKVAAAIIQIKDGTDEKTALQDAQDQLDFEMQQ; encoded by the coding sequence ATGAAGAGAAAAGTAATTTCACTCATGCTGATTTCAGCAATGGCAGTATCAATGGTTGCAGGATGTGGTTCCAGTTCGGATTCCAGCAGCTCTGCAGGCAACAGTGCATCGGGGGATAGCACACAGACTGCCGAAGTAACAGGAAGTGGCGATGGTGAACACACCTTAACCGTATCCGCATGGGACAAGAACTTCAACATTCCAGCTCTTGAAGCTGCAGCAGCAGATTACAAGAAGAATGTTGACCCGGATTTCGAATTGAAAATCAATGAAGTATCCCAGTCATCTGATATTGAAGATGCACTTACATTAGCAGGTTCTGCCGGAGATTACAGCAACCTGACAGATATCATCTTATTCCAGGATCACTACTTCAAACAGTATGTAACAAACTATCCAGACGCTTTTGTTTCTGTGGATGATGCAGATGTTGACTGGTCCGACTTCGGAGAAGAAAAACTTTCTTACTCTACAATCGATGGAACACATTATGGTTTACCGGTAGATAACGGAACTGTTATCTTCGCATACAGAACAGATATCTTAGAGGAGTGTGGATATACACTTGATGATGTAACAGGAATTACCTGGGACAGATTCATTGAAATCGGTAAAGATGTCTTTGATAAGACAGGAAAATACTTACTTTCCATGGATGGAGACGGAAACGATTTACCTTACATGATGCTTCAGGCAGAAGGTGTTTCCCAGTTCAAAGATGGCAAAGCAAACATCGTAGATAACGAAACTATGGTTCAGATTATCGATGTTATCGAGAGAATGATTGAGAACAATGTATTATACTTAGCAAATGACTGGTCCGATTATACAGATCAGACAATCGTTGGTGATATGGTTGCAGGTGTTATGAATGGTAACTGGATTATTCCTACCATCGAACAGGTTTCTGAGAACAGTGGTAAATGGGAAATTACTTCTATGCCTACATTAGGTGGTGAAGAAGGATACGCTTCCAACGGTGGATCTTCCCTTTACATTACAAGCAACTGCAAGAACCAGGATTTAGCAAAGAAATTCTTAGCTTACACATTTGGTGGAAGTACAGAAACATATGACGCAGCTCTTAAAAATGGTGGTGTTATCACAACATGTATCTCCGCTGGTCAGTCTGACGTATACAACGAAGGTGTTGAATACTTCAATAACCAGGCTATCTACGCTAAGATTGTAGAAATGGGCTCTCATGTAAAAGTTGTAGAACAGAGCGATTATCACTACACATGCCGTGAAAAAGTTGCAGCAGCAATCATTCAGATTAAAGACGGTACAGATGAAAAGACAGCATTACAGGATGCACAGGATCAGTTAGATTTTGAAATGCAGCAGTAA
- a CDS encoding AraC family transcriptional regulator — MGKKKKETMELRFYEVPQNEYVLALLGDSWIRDYGHDETNLHFHNLMEIGYCRNGRGQLVLDEDVREYEPAMVSIIPSNFPHITISNQGAEQSFWEYLFFDPMQILEEMYPEDPLYRHELLERINKKASFLYEWENRNLALLVKMIMEEVRSKKPHYAEKVKGLAIALVTEILRRNEADSKVKEVRKKNGVSQIAEALDFVKNEYAQNIKIADLADACHMSETHFRRVFEAYMNMSPMDYINLIRIQNACDLMKKSNDSMDVVAQKVGFSTTSTFNRNFKKFLDTSPYQWKIKPENYERKLLNFKISALKGW; from the coding sequence ATGGGGAAAAAGAAAAAAGAAACGATGGAACTTCGTTTTTATGAGGTACCACAGAATGAATATGTATTAGCATTATTAGGAGACAGCTGGATTCGTGATTATGGACACGATGAGACCAATCTTCATTTTCATAACCTGATGGAAATTGGATATTGCAGGAATGGACGGGGACAGCTTGTTTTAGATGAGGATGTCAGAGAATATGAACCGGCGATGGTAAGTATCATTCCTTCCAATTTTCCACATATTACAATCAGCAACCAGGGCGCAGAACAAAGTTTCTGGGAATACCTTTTCTTTGATCCGATGCAGATTTTAGAAGAGATGTATCCGGAAGATCCGCTATACAGACATGAACTTTTAGAGCGAATCAACAAAAAGGCTTCCTTCCTATATGAGTGGGAAAATCGGAATCTTGCATTGCTCGTAAAAATGATTATGGAAGAGGTACGGTCTAAGAAACCCCACTATGCGGAAAAGGTAAAGGGGCTTGCAATCGCTCTTGTCACAGAGATTTTAAGAAGAAATGAAGCTGATTCAAAAGTAAAAGAGGTTCGAAAGAAAAACGGTGTTAGCCAGATTGCAGAGGCACTTGACTTTGTGAAGAATGAATATGCACAAAATATCAAGATTGCAGACCTTGCAGACGCCTGCCACATGAGTGAGACGCATTTTCGACGCGTTTTTGAGGCATATATGAACATGTCACCGATGGATTACATCAACCTGATTCGGATTCAGAATGCGTGTGACCTTATGAAAAAATCAAATGATTCCATGGATGTTGTGGCACAGAAGGTCGGATTTTCCACAACATCCACGTTTAACCGTAACTTTAAGAAGTTCCTGGATACCTCGCCATACCAGTGGAAGATTAAACCGGAGAACTATGAACGAAAATTACTCAATTTTAAGATATCTGCCCTAAAAGGTTGGTAA
- a CDS encoding LacI family DNA-binding transcriptional regulator, with the protein MEKENKNITIADVADALGVSKTTVSRAISGKGRIGKETRERVLAYIEKYDYKPNVIAKGLAQSKTYNICVVMPGEYDVVDLTFFQECLFGIQEIAGIMEYDILLSICKNNDISSLERIISNHKVDGVILMRTFVEDAQIEYLSTKEIPFVTIGSSNYPGVVQIDHNHKSACRELTSYILMKQLKKVALIGGDERHVVTQSRLRGFREAYQKMGLTPDENLLYLNLENSVLVDKMVEEILEKKVDCILCMDDAICSRVLKKLRMEHKEVPRDVKVASFYNSTVLENNVPSITSLKFDAKELGMVTCRTLLDLIDGLEVKQRTLLPYEVVLKESTK; encoded by the coding sequence ATGGAAAAGGAAAACAAGAACATTACCATTGCAGACGTTGCAGATGCACTGGGTGTTTCAAAAACAACGGTTTCCCGTGCAATTTCGGGAAAAGGAAGAATCGGAAAAGAGACAAGAGAGAGAGTCCTTGCATATATTGAAAAATATGATTATAAGCCAAATGTTATTGCAAAAGGCTTAGCACAGTCCAAGACATATAACATCTGTGTTGTGATGCCGGGAGAATACGATGTTGTGGACTTAACCTTTTTCCAGGAATGTCTTTTTGGAATCCAGGAAATTGCCGGCATCATGGAATATGATATCTTACTTTCGATTTGTAAAAACAATGATATTTCGTCGCTGGAGCGTATCATTTCCAACCACAAGGTAGACGGTGTCATTTTGATGAGAACTTTTGTAGAGGATGCACAGATTGAGTATTTGTCTACGAAAGAGATTCCGTTTGTCACCATCGGCAGCAGCAACTATCCGGGGGTTGTGCAGATTGACCACAATCATAAAAGTGCCTGTCGTGAACTGACGTCTTATATTTTGATGAAGCAGTTGAAAAAGGTTGCACTGATTGGCGGCGATGAGAGGCATGTCGTAACACAGAGCCGTTTAAGGGGATTTCGCGAAGCCTACCAGAAGATGGGATTGACACCGGATGAAAATCTTCTTTATTTGAATCTGGAGAATAGTGTGCTTGTGGATAAGATGGTAGAAGAAATTTTAGAAAAAAAGGTGGATTGCATTCTTTGCATGGATGATGCAATCTGCAGCCGTGTGTTAAAGAAACTTCGGATGGAGCACAAGGAGGTACCAAGGGACGTGAAGGTTGCTTCCTTCTATAACAGTACGGTTTTAGAGAACAATGTGCCATCCATTACCTCACTGAAATTCGATGCAAAGGAGCTTGGGATGGTAACCTGCCGTACGCTTTTGGATTTGATTGACGGATTGGAAGTAAAACAAAGAACATTGCTTCCATATGAGGTGGTTTTAAAGGAATCGACCAAGTAA